The Mixophyes fleayi isolate aMixFle1 chromosome 1, aMixFle1.hap1, whole genome shotgun sequence genome includes a region encoding these proteins:
- the LOC142106468 gene encoding interleukin-8-like — translation MFTKTFSAALAIILLYTTVTEAMTLKKSATELRCQCIKLESKQISIKIMEHVDLIPSGPYCKNVEVIITLKTGDLVCVDPSASWVQKIIKRMLESQEKKGEATTSQI, via the exons ATGTTCACTAAAACTTTCTCTGCCGCTCTGGCCATTATTCTGCTTTACACCACTGTGACAGAAG CTATGACTTTAAAGAAATCAGCAACAGAGTTAAGATGTCAGTGCATCAAACTGGAATCTAAGCAAATATCTATTAAAATAATGGAACACGTGGACCTCATACCCAGTGGCCCCTACTGCAAAAATGTTGAAGTAAT CATTACTCTTAAAACTGGAGACCTTGTTTGTGTTGATCCCTCTGCTTCTTGGGTTCAGAAAATTATCAAGCGGATGTTAGAGAG TCAAGAAAAGAAGGGAGAAGCTACAACATCTCAAATATGA